ACTGGAAGATCCGCGTACGCTCACCGAGCACCGTCGGCCCTTTGACCACCACGTGCGGGCCAATCACGCTGCCGGCGCCGATGTCGACGTCGGGGCCAATCACGCTGAACGGGCCCACTTCGACGTCCTCGGCGAGGCGCGCCTTTGGATCAACGATAGCAGTGGGATGTATCAAGCGACCTTCCTCTCGGCACAGATGATCTCGGCCTCGCAGGCCACCTCGCCGTCAACGCTGGCGGTACATTGAAACTTCCAGATACCGCGCTTCGTGCGAATCACGTTGGCTTCGAGGCGCAGCTGGTCGCCGGGCATGACCGGGCGCTTGAAGCGCACGTTATCGCTGCCCACCAGATAGTAGACATAGCCGTCGGCGGGCAGCTTGTTGACGGTCTTGAAACCCAGGATCCCGCAGGCCTGAGCCAGCGCCTCGATGACCAGCACGCCCGGCATGATCGGGTGATGGGGGAAGTGACCATTGAAGAACGGCTCGTTGATGCTGACGTTCTTGTTGGCCACGATGCGCGCACCGTGCTCGAGCTCCATGACCCGGTCGACCAGCAGGAAGGGGTAGCGGTGGGGGAGATACTCACGGATCTCGTTGATGTCCATTACCATCGATGCGACCTCTGAAATGACAAAATGCTCGACCGGAGGCGAGCATGCTGGGGCGGCAGGGCCGCCGCCATGATTAGGGTGGGCGGAGTATAGCGCTCGCCGAGGGCGACTCAACGCCTGGTTACTGCTTTTCCAGGCGGGTCACCCGCTTGGCGAGCTCATCCAGCTGCTTGAAGCGCACCGCATTCTTGCGCCACTGGGCGTTGCGCATCGAACCGGTACCGGAAGAGTAGACCCCGGGCTCTTGAATCGAATTGGTGACAAGGCTCATGCCGGTGACCTGCACCCCATCACAGAGGGTCAGGTGACCGGAAAGCCCGACGCCGCCACCGAGCATGCAGTGGCGGCCCACCTTGGTGGAACCGGCGATGCCCACGCAGCCGGCCAGGGCGCTATGATCGCCGATCTGCACATTATGAGCGATCTGCACCTGACTATCGATCTTGACGTCGTTG
Above is a window of Halomonas sp. I5-271120 DNA encoding:
- the fabZ gene encoding 3-hydroxyacyl-ACP dehydratase FabZ, which translates into the protein MVMDINEIREYLPHRYPFLLVDRVMELEHGARIVANKNVSINEPFFNGHFPHHPIMPGVLVIEALAQACGILGFKTVNKLPADGYVYYLVGSDNVRFKRPVMPGDQLRLEANVIRTKRGIWKFQCTASVDGEVACEAEIICAERKVA